The Mytilus edulis chromosome 12, xbMytEdul2.2, whole genome shotgun sequence genome contains a region encoding:
- the LOC139497689 gene encoding cyclic GMP-AMP synthase-like: MNLEDNNISFQLYKYLCDIVGSEEVVRTRREIFAAKDIGDHITAATFISSGSKAEGIDLKGSDYDLMILCDYYRVYECLNDGQYDLDKIMLSMDTDDTKPGFTKLMLGDNLFHNLVKQILTWFETVGEKTYLSSKRVREKDLKDDIVIHGPCQSTPGGGFDFATCLRCKEWISPAQQWIHRSRTTWPDYTLVTSSVKYGVLFVPVGCKNSPNEDLQWRISFSVTEKWLIHSFSHTQLLCYALMKIILKDIIKLRHGDLICSYFIKTIMFWLSEEISPIEWKPDSMTSCFLKYFKRLVYCVEYQTCLHYFIPEINLFEDRFTDNQHKELLETLRDIYRSPWIAVFHTTTLKQFLPGSVNLRRMELTASELSCFTYISLFMHDAAKFYFYNPFVYTDLTKLVCAMI; the protein is encoded by the exons atgaATTTAGAGGACAATAATATATCGTTCCAATTGTATAAATACTTATGTGACATCGTCGGTTCTGAGGAAGTTGTAAGGACAAGAAGGGAAATATTTGCTGCAAAGGATATTGGTGACCATATTACTGCTGCAACCTTCATAAGTAGTGGCAGTAAAGCAGAAGGTATAGATCTCAAAGGAAGTGATTACGATCTGATGATTCTTTGTGACTATTATCGTGTGTATGAATGCTTGAATGATGGCCAGTATGATTTAGATAAAATAATGTTGTCTATGGATACAGACGACACAAAACCCGGATTTACAAAATTGATGTTAGGTGACAACTTATTCCATAACCTTGTTAAACAAATATTAACCTGGTTTGAGACTGTTGGAGAAAAAACGTACCTTTCAAGTAAACGTGTTCGGGAAAAAGACTTAAAAGATGATATTGTTATTCATGGTCCATGTCAGTCTACACCAGGTGGTGGATTTGATTTTGCAACTTGTTTAAGATGTAAAGAATGGATATCACCAGCTCAACAATGGATTCACAGATCACGTACAACATGGCCAGATTACACACTTGTAACTTCGTCTGTTAAATACGGAGTTTTATTTGTTCCTGTTGGATGTAAAAATTCCCCAAATGAGGACTTACAATGGCGGATATCATTTTCTGTGACCGAAAAATGGTTGATTCATTCATTTTCACATACTCAGTTATTATGCTATGCGTTAATGAAAATCATTTTAAAGGACATTATTAAACTCAGACATGGTGATCTAATTTGTTCctatttcattaaaacaataaTGTTCTGGTTAAGTGAAGAAATAAGTCCAATCGAATGGAAACCTGATAGTATGACTTCttgttttttaaagtattttaaaagACTTGTTTACTGTGTTGAATATCAAACATGTCTTCATTACTTTATCCCAGAAATAAATCTGTTTGAAGACAGATTTACTGACAACCAACATAAGGAGTTACTGGAAACACTTCGGGATATTTATAGATCGCCGTGGATTGCTGTATTTCATACGACAACTTTAAAACAATTCTTACCAGGATCAGTTAATTTGCGTAGAATGGAACTTACTGCGTCAGAATTGTCCTGTTTTACCTATATAAGTCTCTTCATGCATGATG CTGCtaaattttatttctataatccttttgtgtatactgaTTTGACAAAATTAGTGTGTGCAATGAtttaa